From the Phycisphaeraceae bacterium genome, the window TCGAGCGAGGCCTGTGCCTGGGCCCGCTCGCGGGTCGCCAATGCAAGCAGCTCGACAAGCGCGCACTCGCGCTGGGTGAATGTACCCGCCATCAAGTCGCTGGCGTCCGATCGCACAAGTTCGCTGGTCATGGGTGGTTAGTCGCCGCACGCTCGACGGGCACTGGCCGAAGCGTCAGAAAGTTTCTCCATCGCACCGATGGTGGACCGAACTTTCGGCCCGAGGGGTTCAATATACTTCTTCTCATAGCCAGCTGCTGCATTGTCGTTCCAGCTTTCGCGCGCACGCGCCCATGCCACCATCAGTTGCTGAGCCGCATCCGCAAGCATCGCCCGCCCGACTGTCGAACTCATGCCTCACTCTCCGTGACCCGAGCATATGCCAGTGTGTCGTTCGGTGCTGTGATCGCAGTGATCGCCGCTCCTTCAACGACAATCAGCGTCCCGCGGTGCAGCAGCAACGCCCGGGCGAGATCAGGCCGGTGCTCGATCAGATCCGCAAGGCGGACTTTCTCCAGTTCACGCCGATGAGGCTCTGGCTCGACGCCAGGGGTAAATGGTCCAATGTACCACCCGCTGTCCCATTCTTCCGCAGGTTCACACCGCTCCAGGTACACGCTGCTCTGCGTCATCGCGCCGGGCGCACAGGTCGCCCAGAGACCTGCGATATCGTCCTTTGGCGGATGCAACGACTCGATCGCCTCGAGTTGCCCTTGAGCAGCGACGCGAGGCAGATTTGTCCGCGTCCATAACTCGTCAGGCTCAATTTCCTCTGCCCGGCGTCGGCGCCCGGCGCTGGGCGTTGCTTTGCGAAAGGCAGCGTAAGGCGATGACGAAGCCGACCCGCCCGCGTCTGGTTGCGCGAAACTCTCGGTCGCGCCCGGTGTTGCACTCGCCCCGGTCCCGAGTCCATCCTCGTGCACCGACGGAGCGACGAGCGCGACGTACTGTTCGAGGGCGGCTGCCATTTGATCTAGATCGAACACTGCCCGATCTTCGAGCTTTGCCAGTTGCGTCGAGAGGCCTTGCGACATGCCCTTGTACTGCATGTGCTCCTTTTCGAGATCGCGTAGCCAACGCCTGGTATGCTCTGCTTTCTGCTGGGCTTCCTCAACCCGCTGCTTGGCGCGATCCAGCGCCTTGCGCTCTTCGACCGCAGAGCGAGGATCGCCCGTCGCCGACCTCTGCTTGTTGAAGAGTTCTGTCTTGCACCGGACAATTTCATCGGATCGCAGGCGGATCTCCCGCTTCCAGTAGGCTTGACGGTCGGACCGCAGCCACTCGAGGGTCCGCAGAGCCTCGGTCTCGGCTGCTGTCAATGCCGCCCGCGCTTCTTCGATGAACTTGATCAGCGCAGGACGAAACTCGCGCAGTGCCGCGATGGATGTGACCTTTGCGCCTTGGTTCATCGCGTCTACCTCTGCCGCAGATACTCTTCGATCCGATCCGCCTTGCGCAGGAGAAATGGAATGTGCTGCTCGGATGCCTGCGTAAATCGGGTCAAGGTTCGCAGCGTGTGTTCGAACTCATTGATGAACTTGGCGTGCTCCTGGTCGCGCCAGGTCTGGCTCAGCGCCTGCATCTGCCCGTTGAGCGCATTCATCTGGGTCGAGAGATTCGCATTGAACCGCTTGAGTGATTGGGCAAAACGACGCAGTTCTTCAGGATCGACAACAGCCTTGGCCATGGGTACTCCTCAGGCAACTCGTGTCTGTATTGTACGAGTGCGCCGCGCGCCATGATCCGCGAGTTTGCACCCATCGGATCAATCAAATACTGGACCGCGCGGGCTGTCGGTCGCGGGTTGCGGGGATGGCGCAGCCTTCGGCTCGGTCAACTCAGACATGCGCCGCGACAGGTTCGTCGCTGCCCAGCTGGGAATCATGAATTCTCGACCCTTGAATCGCGCTTGAAGCGTTTCCAACTGGTCGGGCACGATGTCTGCACCAACAGAGTTGGCATCAAAAACCGCCCACTTTTCTCCCTCGTAGTCGTAGATCTGGATCGACACCACCAGGCCATCAAACATCTGGAATACCACCTCGATCGGCGAGCCAAACAGCTTGCCCGCCGCAGGGCGAACATCGTCAAAGTTGAGACTGGTCAGCGCCCGGCTCATCGGGTCGGCGATTCCCGCGCTGCGCAGCTCGAAACCATCGGGAACCGGCGCGACATCGAAGTTCGGCTGCGCAGTGTCAGCCCGCGAAAGCCCGATCTCATCGCCATCAGGGTGAATGATGTTCAGTGACTGCACGCGTGAGCCGTCTATTCGCGTCAGTTCGCGCACAATCCAGTTGATCGGGTCGGTTGTGACCTCGACCGTCGCAGGCACCAGCCACGAACGGGAGTCGGCGGGCAGCCGCACATACCGCTGCTCGGCGGTGCCCTCGCGCGTCGCGATCCCGACAATGATGGACGCGAGCTTCTCGCCGCTGGCTGAGGTCACTGTCACGAGCGTGCCTTGCCCCCCGGACCCGGGCTCGGCCACGCCGATGCGTGCATACATCTCGGGATTCGATGTTTTCTCATCGAGCGCCTTCATCTCGGAGAGAGCCACCAGTAATGGGCGAATTTTGTCCATTCGCGCCGGTAGCGAAGTCTTGGAAGGGATCACCCAGCCTTCGCCGCTGCGCTCAAGCGTCAACGTTCCGGAATCTGATTTGAGTTCGATCGCAGCAGCATCATTGATGCGCTGGGCAAGTATCGGCAGCAATGTCTGCGTCGAAGGCTCTGCGCTTTTACGCGGCACCACCAGCACGCCGACAATTATCAGCCCGACCAATCCCAGACACACAATCAAGAGTCGCATCTGTCGCTGCTTCATGTTGTGCCCTCCGACTCGCGCATCTTCCGACGGTCACGCGTCCTGCGGGAGGCCCGATATGAGCCAAGCCCCAACGCCAAGAGCGCCACCATTGCTGGCAGCAGCGCGATGTTGATGAGTTTGAGTGTTGTGCCAAGCTTGTTGACGTCCTTGGTCAAGTCGTGTTGCACACGCCGAAGGTTGCGCCGTGTCTCGGATCGCCGCTCCTGCAAGCGCTGAATCTCAGCACGAACTTCGTCTGAGAGAATCGCGGACTGATCATCCCCTGACGCACGAAGCAGTTCATTGATGCGCGCCTCAGTGAGTCGCAGTTCTTCGGAGTACTTTTCCTCTTCTGCGAGGTACTCGGTTTGTGCCGTCTTCTGCAGTTCCTCGACGCGTTTGAACGGCCGGAACGCGGTCGAGCTCGCCCGAATCGAGATCAGATCGCTCGACCCCGCAAGATTCTCCACCGCATTGAGCATCAGAGCACCGTTATCCGCGAATCGCTGGTAAATCACATTGTTGGCAAATCGCATCGGCTGCACCCACGCCGCATCGAAGAACATATCGGCATCGGCAAAGATGATGACGTTGATGTCGGTCTTCGATGCGCTCAGATGCTCAGCGCCCGTCGGAGCCGCTGCCATACCGGCCGGTCGACCTTCGGCAAACGCCGACCGCACAGGCCCAGTCACGCGCGCCGCCAGCACCAGCGACTCGCCCGAAGGCACAAAGTCGCGCATGAGTTCCTGCGGACTCGGGAACTTGACGCGCTCAACGCTGATCCGCTGCGAATCCGTACTCGACACGATCAGCGGCGTCACCGTCAACGAACTGTCTGCCTGCCGCTCTATCACGCCGCCAGCCTGATACGTCAGCATCGACAATCCCGCCGTCACCACGTCCTCATCCGACCTCGCCGCGTTCGAGAGTCGCATGTATGGCAGATACCCGATCGGAACTCCTGTTGTTCCCGGAGCCGCCACCGAAATCGCATACTGCGCATCGCCCGCCACGATGCCGGGTGCCAGA encodes:
- a CDS encoding WXG100 family type VII secretion target translates to MAKAVVDPEELRRFAQSLKRFNANLSTQMNALNGQMQALSQTWRDQEHAKFINEFEHTLRTLTRFTQASEQHIPFLLRKADRIEEYLRQR
- a CDS encoding DUF4340 domain-containing protein, with product MKQRQMRLLIVCLGLVGLIIVGVLVVPRKSAEPSTQTLLPILAQRINDAAAIELKSDSGTLTLERSGEGWVIPSKTSLPARMDKIRPLLVALSEMKALDEKTSNPEMYARIGVAEPGSGGQGTLVTVTSASGEKLASIIVGIATREGTAEQRYVRLPADSRSWLVPATVEVTTDPINWIVRELTRIDGSRVQSLNIIHPDGDEIGLSRADTAQPNFDVAPVPDGFELRSAGIADPMSRALTSLNFDDVRPAAGKLFGSPIEVVFQMFDGLVVSIQIYDYEGEKWAVFDANSVGADIVPDQLETLQARFKGREFMIPSWAATNLSRRMSELTEPKAAPSPQPATDSPRGPVFD
- a CDS encoding Gldg family protein; this encodes MHNRFFPIIAIVVCVVLFFAINMLVSAGLRNVRLDLTSDRLYTLPAGARSIASSIDEPIRARFYFTRDLASGDPSLTMYARRVQDTLAEFASASRGKLQLEIIEPDPFSDEEDDAAALGLIGQPVGTRRLFFGLVLTNSTDGREVIAFFDPRQERFLNYEIAQRIHLLSSQARTRVGIVSSLPIAGVEPSQFQPRQQMQQPWVIHQELSRQYDVVMIDESNIAEMGSIDVLVVIHPQSLTTPVWYAIDQYILRNGRAVFAIDPHCETYVPPTAPNDQLQAYTADRSSSLGRLGRAWGVDLAPGIVAGDAQYAISVAAPGTTGVPIGYLPYMRLSNAARSDEDVVTAGLSMLTYQAGGVIERQADSSLTVTPLIVSSTDSQRISVERVKFPSPQELMRDFVPSGESLVLAARVTGPVRSAFAEGRPAGMAAAPTGAEHLSASKTDINVIIFADADMFFDAAWVQPMRFANNVIYQRFADNGALMLNAVENLAGSSDLISIRASSTAFRPFKRVEELQKTAQTEYLAEEEKYSEELRLTEARINELLRASGDDQSAILSDEVRAEIQRLQERRSETRRNLRRVQHDLTKDVNKLGTTLKLINIALLPAMVALLALGLGSYRASRRTRDRRKMRESEGTT